From Fulvivirga lutea:
TCTTGTAGCTTTCTAATCTTTTTTACATTGCTCTTAGCAACGTAATTTCCCATGGTAGCTTGTCCATCCGCTCCAATTGCCACTTCTCCATTATGTATCACCGCTAAGACGGTTGTTGATTTTACTTTAGTCATTCTTTTCATCTAATATTTGGAGTGCTAATTCATATTGTTCCAGCAGCTCAAGTTCGTAGCCACCTAAATCTTGTCGAATCCGCCACATTAACCTCAGTACATCCGCATAAGTGGTATTCGAATTAATGGCATAAAATTGATTGATAAAATATTCGCTCAAATCGTTATATAATTGTTGCGTGTTGTATGCCTTTGATAACACTTTGACTAATTCAAAATCCATCTCTGGAATAACATTACTAAATTTAGCCGTTTCATACATAGAATCGTCCAGTCTACCTCCTCCAGTGCCTTTCCACCCTGGCAATCTATTTTCAAATGAATTAGCATGAAAAGGTTCTTGATAAACTTCTTCAGAGAAAGCTTTATTCAAAGTATCTAGTGACTTCCAAAAAGGATTCTTTCGCTGTATTGAAGATTCCAATAATGCTTTGTTGGACAAGATTTCTAGCCTAATTTGCTCGGTAATAATCTCAATTTTATTCGAAGTTTTGCGTGTTGTATTCCATTCAGTCAGTAACATCCCAAGAAATACACCGGCCATTACAATGAGTAATTGCGCCAGGTTTTGAGAGATTTTTAGTTTGAACGATTTTTTCTTATCTGCCATAATAATTGAAAAAAGCACGACCAGCGTGCTTTTTATTAACCTATCTTATACCAATATTCTAACCGGATCTTCCAGTAGTCCTTTCAGTGTTTTAAGGAATGCGGCACCTAATGCACCATCTACCACTCTATGGTCGCATGAAAGCGTTACCTTCATTACGTTACCTGGAACTAATTGACCATCCTTCACAACAGCCGTTTGCTTAATACCTCCAACAGCAAGAATGCAGGAGTCAGGTGGGTTAACAATAGCTGTAAACTCCTCAATACCAAACATCCCTAAGTTGGAAATGGTAAATGTATTGCCTTCCCAGTCAGATGGTTGAAGTTGTTTATTCTGTGCCTTAGTGGCCAAATCTTTTACCTCTGTAGAAATGTGTGATAATGACTTGTTATCAGCAAAACGCACTACTGGAACAAGCAAACCTTCATCTACAGCCACTGCTACACCAATATGAATGTGTTTATTATATCTAATCTTATCACCTAACCAAGATGAATTGATTTTCGGATGTTGTCTTAAAGCTGCTGCTACTGCTTTAATCACAATGTCGTTGAAGCTAATCTTAACAGGAGAAAAATCATTCATCCCTTTTCTGGCTTCCATGGCTTTATCCATGTTAATTTCCATAGTAAGGTAGAAATGAGGTGCAGTAAACTTACTTTCGGCCAATCGCTTGGCAATTGTTTTTCTCATTTGAGAAACGTTCACCTCCTCATAAGACTCCTCAACTACCACTGCAGGTATAGAGATTTGCTGTTCATCTCCACCTTTAGCAGGTTGTGCAGATGGTTCATAATCTTCAACATCTCTTTTAACAATTCTGCCGTTGTCTCCTGAACCTTGAATTTTTGAAATATCGTAACCCAACTCATCGGCCATTTTTTTGGCTAATGGCGAAGCCTTAATTCTACCATTTGAGCTGGTATTGGATTCACTTGATTTTTTCTGATCTGCCTGTGGAGAGGGTGATTTAGATTCAGCAGTTACTGCTTTTTCTTCTTTCTTAGGCTCATCTTTCTTCTCATCCTTACCTGATGATTTCGATTTATGTGCCTTTAAAAGCTTCTCATAGTCCGCCCCTTTTTCTCCAACAATCGCAATTACACCGTCAACAGGCACTGACTCGCCCTCTTTGATGCCAATGTAAAGCAGTGTACCGTCTTCATAAGCCTCCAGCTCCATAGTTGCCTTATCAGTCTCAACTTCGGCTAGAATATCGCCAGAGCTCACTTTATCACCTTCTTTTTTCAACCATGAAGCAATAGTTCCTTCTTCCATGGTGTCACTCATCTTGGGCATTGTGATGAGAGAAGCATTTACATCAGATGTGTCAACTTCTTCTGTTTCTTCCTTTTCCTCTTTCTCATTCTCTTCAGTTTTGCTTTCTTCCTTCTTTTCATCGGAAGAACTGCCATTAGAAGCTTCTTCTAATAACCCTGAGATATCTTCTCCTTTTTCCCCTATAATAGCAATCACTCCATCAACCGGAACTGCCTCTTTTTCTTTTACGCCAATATGTAGGAGCACTCCATCTTCATATGACTCCAGCTCCATTGTGGCTTTATCAGTTTCTACTTCTGCAAGTATATCTCCAGACTTTACCGTATCCCCTTCCTTTACTAACCATGAGGCTATTACACCTTCTTCCATGGTATCACTCATCTTGGGCATTCTTATTACTTCGGCCATAGTATAGTTTCTAATTTAAGCAGTCAAAAATAGACGTTAATCCGAGTTTATTCAAAATAACAGGGTGATAAATTAAAAGTTAACACCAGCAAAAATTATTTCAATGGAAGAGCCTCCTTCATTCCACACATTGCTCTCTGTTGTAACCCATCTAACACCAACTTCCAGATCCAACGGAAAACGCATTAAATTAATGTCAAAAGTTAATTCCGTACCGTAGGATATGTATTGACTTGAAACTGAACCGCTATCAATTAAATCATTTGGCTGGAAGTTATTGAACGGCTCAGCTGTATATAAATATTCTATGACGTTATCCTCTCCAAAATCAAAAAACGTATTAAGTCGTATTCGTTTAATATTCAAGACTGGTCCTAAGGCCAAATCAGGGTATAGTAGTGGAAATTCATAATTAGTCATTACAGTTCTAAATACTTCTTCGTTGGGATAGGAATAACCACGAGGTTTAAATATTACATTCTGGAAAGAATATAAATTTATATCTGCATCTACATTTCTTTTCTGATAACCGAGTCTAAAATTAAGTGAGTGTGTTTTGAAGAGGTTTCTGTCGAACCAATTAATTGGACTCGGGAAATATAATACTGCCCTAACCCCAGTTAAACTACCCGTAAAGTCACCAGAAATGGCATTTTTCTGCTCAAAAACAAATGATTGCCCCCAAAGGCTTTCAAAGTTTCTAGGGCTTCGCTTTAAGAAATTCGAGTATCTAACAGTGAAAGTATTAAATATCATTTCACCATTATCCAATTCTCGCGTATCAACCTGATAAACTCGAATTGTGTCTAGCGGAACATCGTTTTCATCAACTAATTGTACATTAAAGAACCTGTCTCGCCCACCCAAAGTCCCTGACCTTCTTTCAAAATTTGATATCTCCCTGATCCCAATTGAATTGGAGAATGTAAGAGACTCAAAAAACTTATTATTGGTAAGATTTAAAGGAATTGATAACCCTACATTCGTAGTTTTCTCCTCCCACTCATAGGTAGATGTTCTTCTAGTTCCAAAGTCATACTGCAAATCAATGACCGGAAACCAGCCTTGATAACTAATATTCGCACTAGTAAATCCTGTACCATCTACGGCATCATAGGTATAGCCAACGGAAGCTCTGGTGGTACTTAACACATCTCTTGAAAATAATCCGGCTTTTAAGGTATTAGCATCCGTATTCAAAAACGGACCCCAGCTATGCAGGTTAAACATATGCCCCATTTTCGAGTATTTCTTTGATGTGTGTTCTTTGTCTGGCACCTCATCCATTATATGTTCATTGTTCTCCTGCTCCACATAAGACGATGAAATGTCAATATTTCTATCAGTGGCCTGATCAATAGGAGTCCATAATGATGGGTTAAATTCCATTTCAACAGTATTTAAACCATAAAGAGAATGATTGCTATAGACAATCGAATTATCGGTTAAATCAGGACTATATGCACCATACTTACTTCTAGTTATCTGGAATTTCTCATTAGTATTAATGTCCATCGCATAAAGGTTGTCAATGCCATTATAAGGAGAACTATAGACTAAATAATTATCCTTTAACACAGGGTTTCCTATGTTCTCAGCACCTTCTTCAATTAACGTGGTTGCTAAACCGCTTTTAACGTTTACTTTAATCACCGACTTCCCTCCATCGGTGATCTTCAATGAAACAATAGAATTCCCATCTGCTGACCAAGTTGCCATACCATATTCAGCAGCTGGGTCCAAATCGAACCTTTTCACTTCGTTACCGCTCATTGCATCTAATACAACCAGATAATTTTCACCAGATTCTGTATTTAGTGTGGTGACAAGCTGATAGCCATCCGGAGAAACAGAAACTCCAGAATACCTGGTTTTCTTGGTGACCCTGTTAAGCTCCTTGCTTGCAAAATCATAACTTTTGATTACTGAATAGGTTTTTGCCCCCCAACGCGGATGAAACTCATACTCATTCCAGTACACTTTGTATTGCACGGCACTTAGCATACCTGTAGTGTTCATAACACCAGTAACTACTCTGTCCAATTCATTTCCTTCTTTATCGAGCCTCACAATTTGGCCGATGTCATTTAATCCAGATTTAAAGGCTACAATTGTTCCATCTTCTAAATACTGCGGTGTAGCATAATCAGTATAAATATTTCGCTCCCTTTGAGATACTTCGTGATGTTCAGTTGGTTGCAAGTCAGCAATTTGTTCACTCCAAACTCCATACATGTCATCCATCATACTTTCATAGTTGTTCACAAGAAAGCTATCAGTGTGTTTATTAAGTGAATTAGAGAAAGTAAATGGCACAAAAGGTAAACTAAAAGCACTTTTACTAACCTTATTAAAAATATCTGCATCACCCGTTCGATTACGAATGTGAGCATTCATATAATAACCCAAGCGATAATGGTCAGGAACAAAGTCTCTGAAGGATTGTAAG
This genomic window contains:
- a CDS encoding pyruvate dehydrogenase complex dihydrolipoamide acetyltransferase, whose protein sequence is MAEVIRMPKMSDTMEEGVIASWLVKEGDTVKSGDILAEVETDKATMELESYEDGVLLHIGVKEKEAVPVDGVIAIIGEKGEDISGLLEEASNGSSSDEKKEESKTEENEKEEKEETEEVDTSDVNASLITMPKMSDTMEEGTIASWLKKEGDKVSSGDILAEVETDKATMELEAYEDGTLLYIGIKEGESVPVDGVIAIVGEKGADYEKLLKAHKSKSSGKDEKKDEPKKEEKAVTAESKSPSPQADQKKSSESNTSSNGRIKASPLAKKMADELGYDISKIQGSGDNGRIVKRDVEDYEPSAQPAKGGDEQQISIPAVVVEESYEEVNVSQMRKTIAKRLAESKFTAPHFYLTMEINMDKAMEARKGMNDFSPVKISFNDIVIKAVAAALRQHPKINSSWLGDKIRYNKHIHIGVAVAVDEGLLVPVVRFADNKSLSHISTEVKDLATKAQNKQLQPSDWEGNTFTISNLGMFGIEEFTAIVNPPDSCILAVGGIKQTAVVKDGQLVPGNVMKVTLSCDHRVVDGALGAAFLKTLKGLLEDPVRILV
- a CDS encoding TolB-like translocation protein, translating into MHFKSAQLAILSLAFFLFTSVNISAQDVMDTNPASTKWKQIKTDGFKVIYPEGFESKANEVATILETIREPAAKTMGDKLPKRIPIILQTNNSISNGFVTLGPRRSEFFTMPPQDYNFIGSNKWLPLLAVHEYRHIAQFNRSKSGVNKLFYYLFGENTQAAAAVVSAPRWFWEGDAVLIETAMTQSGRGRIPSWNRVFRTNLLEGKRFNYNKQHLQSFRDFVPDHYRLGYYMNAHIRNRTGDADIFNKVSKSAFSLPFVPFTFSNSLNKHTDSFLVNNYESMMDDMYGVWSEQIADLQPTEHHEVSQRERNIYTDYATPQYLEDGTIVAFKSGLNDIGQIVRLDKEGNELDRVVTGVMNTTGMLSAVQYKVYWNEYEFHPRWGAKTYSVIKSYDFASKELNRVTKKTRYSGVSVSPDGYQLVTTLNTESGENYLVVLDAMSGNEVKRFDLDPAAEYGMATWSADGNSIVSLKITDGGKSVIKVNVKSGLATTLIEEGAENIGNPVLKDNYLVYSSPYNGIDNLYAMDINTNEKFQITRSKYGAYSPDLTDNSIVYSNHSLYGLNTVEMEFNPSLWTPIDQATDRNIDISSSYVEQENNEHIMDEVPDKEHTSKKYSKMGHMFNLHSWGPFLNTDANTLKAGLFSRDVLSTTRASVGYTYDAVDGTGFTSANISYQGWFPVIDLQYDFGTRRTSTYEWEEKTTNVGLSIPLNLTNNKFFESLTFSNSIGIREISNFERRSGTLGGRDRFFNVQLVDENDVPLDTIRVYQVDTRELDNGEMIFNTFTVRYSNFLKRSPRNFESLWGQSFVFEQKNAISGDFTGSLTGVRAVLYFPSPINWFDRNLFKTHSLNFRLGYQKRNVDADINLYSFQNVIFKPRGYSYPNEEVFRTVMTNYEFPLLYPDLALGPVLNIKRIRLNTFFDFGEDNVIEYLYTAEPFNNFQPNDLIDSGSVSSQYISYGTELTFDINLMRFPLDLEVGVRWVTTESNVWNEGGSSIEIIFAGVNF